In a genomic window of Nodosilinea sp. E11:
- a CDS encoding RNA polymerase sigma factor, RpoD/SigA family: MTTTYNSDRDSSIAWADESLDGFAPDLNRVAEKVSAADSELTPDLTAWDEDREVLAKFSQSEAMSEMGLSGYSKTLTDDAVGAFFKEMARYPLLKPSEEIELARQVRFLSKVEAASEKLQKELGRKPTRQELVEKMKLSEPEFTQKLHEGRTAKRRMIRSNLRLVVSIAKRYLNRGVPFLDLIQEGALGLNRATEKFDPDKGYKFSTYAYWWIRQGITRTIANDARTIRLPIHIVEKLNKLKKAHRDLRRDLQRNPSEQELADALDVTVEQLRSLQQVRRRSLSLNHRVGKGEDTELMELLEDSRTQTPESKISENMMRQEITSVLAEVLTEREKDIITLRYGLTTGETHTLEEVGGIFNLSRERVRQIQTKAMRKLRRPQVAARLKGWLK, translated from the coding sequence ATGACTACTACGTATAACTCCGACAGAGATAGTTCTATAGCCTGGGCCGACGAATCGCTGGATGGATTTGCCCCCGACCTAAATAGGGTGGCCGAAAAGGTCTCTGCTGCCGATAGCGAATTAACCCCTGACCTAACCGCATGGGACGAAGATCGCGAGGTCTTAGCCAAGTTTTCTCAGTCAGAAGCCATGTCGGAGATGGGGTTGTCGGGCTACAGCAAAACCCTCACCGATGATGCCGTAGGTGCCTTCTTTAAAGAGATGGCCCGCTATCCCCTGCTCAAACCCAGTGAAGAAATTGAGTTAGCCCGGCAGGTTCGCTTCTTATCTAAGGTAGAAGCTGCCAGCGAAAAACTTCAGAAGGAGCTAGGTCGAAAACCTACCCGGCAAGAACTGGTCGAAAAAATGAAGCTCAGCGAACCTGAGTTTACCCAAAAGCTCCATGAGGGTCGCACGGCAAAGCGGCGCATGATCCGATCAAATCTGCGGCTGGTGGTGTCGATCGCCAAGCGCTATTTAAATCGTGGGGTGCCTTTTCTCGATTTAATTCAGGAAGGTGCCCTCGGCCTAAACCGCGCTACCGAAAAATTTGATCCCGACAAAGGCTACAAATTTTCGACCTACGCCTACTGGTGGATTCGTCAGGGCATTACCCGCACCATTGCCAACGATGCCCGCACCATTCGTTTGCCGATCCACATTGTGGAAAAGTTGAACAAGCTTAAAAAAGCTCACCGCGATCTGCGTCGCGATTTACAGCGCAACCCCAGCGAACAAGAATTGGCCGATGCCCTAGATGTGACGGTTGAACAACTGAGAAGTTTGCAGCAGGTGCGCAGGCGATCGCTCTCTCTAAACCACCGCGTCGGCAAAGGCGAAGACACCGAGCTGATGGAGCTGCTCGAAGACAGCCGTACCCAAACGCCGGAGTCAAAAATTAGCGAAAACATGATGCGCCAGGAGATTACCAGCGTGCTGGCCGAGGTGCTGACCGAGCGCGAAAAAGACATCATTACCCTGCGCTATGGCCTCACCACGGGCGAAACCCACACCCTCGAAGAGGTGGGCGGCATCTTTAATCTGTCGCGGGAGCGGGTGCGCCAAATTCAAACTAAGGCCATGCGCAAGCTGCGGCGGCCCCAGGTAGCCGCCCGCCTAAAGGGCTGGCTCAAGTAG
- the folB gene encoding dihydroneopterin aldolase, giving the protein MDAIHLTNIRAYGYTGALPEENVLGQWFQADIILYLDLAEATQSDRLTDTHDYRTVIAGTQQIIREAKFALIERLAGAIAASALESDPRLQRVTVKVTKLTPPIPDYTGQVAVEISRDRIQ; this is encoded by the coding sequence ATGGATGCCATTCACCTCACCAACATTCGCGCCTACGGCTACACGGGGGCACTGCCCGAAGAAAATGTGCTGGGCCAGTGGTTTCAGGCCGACATTATTCTGTACTTGGATTTAGCAGAAGCCACCCAGAGCGATCGCCTCACCGACACCCACGACTACCGCACTGTGATCGCGGGCACTCAGCAGATTATTCGAGAAGCCAAGTTTGCGCTGATTGAGCGGCTGGCAGGGGCGATCGCCGCCTCTGCCCTAGAGTCTGATCCGCGCCTACAGCGGGTGACCGTCAAAGTAACCAAGCTCACCCCCCCCATTCCTGACTACACCGGCCAGGTCGCAGTCGAGATTAGCCGCGATAGAATCCAGTAG